DNA from Mucilaginibacter mallensis:
AAACAACATGAGCCCATAGAGTTAACCATGCTGAACACCCGTTACATGGTTTATTATAAGGACTCGGCATTATTGCAGGAGCTCAGGATCTTCCCTTATGTACAGCTTTCGGTTATCGCTATATTTTTATTGGTGGCTTATACGGCATTTAATTCCTCACGCAAATCCGAACAGAACCAGGTTTGGGTGGGCCTTGCCAAGGAAACCGCTCACCAGTTGGGCACGCCAATTTCCTCGTTAATGGCATGGCTGGAGCTGATAAAGGAGAAATTCAAGGCCGAAAAGGATCCGCTGATGGCCGAGATGGAGAACGATATTAAACGACTGGAAATTATTGCCGACAGGTTCTCAAAAATCGGCTCAAAACCAAAACTGGAAGAGCATTCGGTATACTACGTGATCAAGGATTTTGTTGATTATTTCAGCGTAAGGGTGAGCAGTAATATTAACTTTGAAATAACCGGCAACCCTTATTTACAAGCTGGCTTAAATGTACCGCTGTTCGACTGGGTACTGGAGAACCTCCTTAAAAATGCGGTAAACGCAATTGAAGGCAAGGGCAAAATTAAAGTGGAAATAAGCCAGAACAAAACCAAAAAGAACCAGATACTGATAGATATTACCGATACCGGCAAGGGCATACCACGCTCTAAGTTTGATACCGTATTTCAACCTGGATATACTACCCGTAAACGTGGCTGGGGATTAGGCCTGTCGCTTACCAAAAGGATTGTAAAAAATTACCACAATGGCGATGTTTTTGTACGCGACTCGGAGGTGGGGAAAGGCACAACTTTCAGAATAATACTAAAGAAAACCAACAATGATAAACAAACCACAACCCGGTGAATACGCGCCATACGCTGCGGGCTATGTAAATAAAGTACCTAACGGCCCGGTATTAGAAATATTGGACTACCTGAAAGACAGCACCTATAATTTTTTTGCCAGGATGACCGATGAGCAGGCCGATTATGCTTATGCCGAAGGAAAATGGACATTAAAGGAAGTATTGGGCCATATGATAGATACGGAAAGAGTATTTGCTTTCCGCGCCCTGTGCTTTTCGCGCGGTGAGCAGCAGCATTTCCCCGGTTTCGACCAGGAGCAGTATGTGCAAAATTCAACTTTTGATAGCCGTACTATACAGGATCTCGCGTTGGAGTTTAAAGTGGTACGTGAGTCAAGTTTGTTCCTGTACCGCTCGCTTACTGAAGAACAAAGTTTATTGAAAGGTACTGCCAGTAATTACTCAACATCGGTACGGGCACTCGTTTATATGACAGCGGGGCACGAGCTGTATCATTTGGATCTGATAAAAGAGAACTACATTAAGTAATTGAGCTGAAAGCTAAAAGGCGAAAGGTTAAAGGTAAAATCATACCTTAATAAACCTTTCGCCTTTATCCTTTTGCCTTTCAGTCTTAAAATTACCTTTCAACTCCAAAAACTATTCTTCGCCCTTTTTCTCCCTCATTGAGGCTGCAATGTGTTTGTCATTATTCTTTTTCTCCATCAGGTAAGAGATAAACAGACCCAGGCCACCGAATATGGCTATTAAACCAAAGTACATTGCAGGGTTATCATCATCGTGGAATACGCTTCTATCTAATGTGTAAGCCAGGCACAAACCCAAACCAGCACCTATTAATAATAATCCCCATTTTAAAGTTTGATAAGGCGCTGATGGTGTTGGATGTGGCTTATAAGCGCGGGGGTCCATTCCGCGTTCTATCATCGCCATTCTTTCGCGTTTGTATAAGTATACTATACCAAATACCATTGCAAACATTGCAATCGGAACCAAAATTGGTATTAAAACGCCTAGTTGTTCTGAGTCCATAATATTTAAATTTAAAGAATTTATTTAATTTTTTGTTTTTTCAAGCACCGTATTGGTGTATTTGTAAGCTATGACTACACTGTTTTTAAACAGGTTACAGTTGTTGTGAAAAAGTTTTAAATGATTGTCATTCTAAGCGGTAGCATTTACACGGCTGCTTGTATAATATATGCTCCGTTCCTCAGCATGACAATTCTTTATTTATATGTCATTGCGAGCGATAGCGCGGCAACCTCGTCGCGTTCAATATATGAGCGACGAGGTTGCTTCGTCGTCCCTCCTCGCAATGACACGATGGAGGAATAGTGCGAAAAATTTTATCTTTACATTAATGTGTAACCTTAATCCGCGGTATGGCGTCATAGAGCTATAACAATGCAGAGCAAGCTATCGGATATAGAACTAATTGAACAAACCCTGGTGGGCGACCAGTCGGCATATGCCGACCTGGTTAAGCGGCACCAGCGGTTTGTGTTTACCCTGGCCATGCGGTTTGCCAAAACCAGGGAAGATGCCGAAGAAATTGCACAGGATTGTTTTATAAAGGCATACCGCTCGCTGGCCTCGTTTCAGCGGCAATCGAAATTTTCCACATGGCTGTATAGCATTGTATATACTACCGCGATGACGGCTCTGCGCAAAAAACGGGTTGATACGGATTCTATTGACGATGAAAATACTTTTATTCAGATTGAAAATCAAACCAGCGGTTATGATGTTAATAATGTAGAAAATAAATCAAGGTCGTACTACCTGAACCAGGCTATAGCCCAGCTTTTGCCTGATGACGCGACTATTATTACCTTGTTTTACAACGGCGAGCAATCGCTTGAAGAAATAGGACAAACTATGGGTATGGACCCAAATACGGTTAAGGTTAAACTATTCAGGGCGCGCCAGCGTTTAAAAGAGAAGCTGGAGCGGAATTTAAAAGGTGAGGTGAAAGAACTGATATGAACAGTATAGAAGAAAAACTCTGGAATTACATTGATGGCTCCTGCACGCCAGAGGATGAGCATGCTATTGCTTTGTTGATTGAGCAGGATGAGGTGTATCGTAAAAAATACAATGAGTTGGTATTGCTTAATGCTGAGTTTACCGCGATGGAGCTTGACGAGCCGCCAATGGCCTTTACCTACAATGTAATGGAAACCATACGTGCCGAACACGCCAGCCAACCGCTTAAAGCGGCTATTGACCAGCGGATAATAAAGGGCATTGGATTGTTCTTTGTGTTTACCATCAGCATTATATTAATAGTTGCTTTGGCGAGTATTCATTGGTCGGCCATTTTTGCAAGCAGCAGTCATACGCCGTCAAAAATAGCGCTTCCTGATCTGCGAAACCTGTTTACAGGGCCTGTAATGAAAGGCTTCTTGTTTTTTGATGTAGTTTTAGGCTTGTATTTATTTGATACTTATCTGCGTAAAAAAGGATTGGCAAAAGCAAACAACAGTGTTCAAACTACAGGACAGCAGAAACAACAATAACATTGACAGCCAAATCTGTTCCGCTATTTATTTGTTGAAATTTGGGGTTTATTTACTACAACTACTTTTATTTCAGCAAATTAAAAACAATATTTAGCACATAAGTGTTTTTGGCACAATAATTGAAATACAATACACGAACTAGCATCCTTGCTGGTTTAATTGTGATAAGGTTTAGGTTGAAAGTCTCCCGACGCAAGGTTGGGAGGCTTTTTATTTTTTAGGGGAATTGCTCCAATGGGATGTCATGCTGAGCGCTAGTCGAAGCATGAGCGTAAAGGCCTGCCCACATGCTTCGACTAGCGCTGAGCATGACGCTTGCCTCCTTTTTCAGCTTTACAAAAAACTTATCACCACACCACCCCTAACCGGATGCCCCGTACAAGTTAAAACCCAGCCCTGCGACAGATCAAGATCAGTAAGCACATCATTTTTAACCATACTTACCCC
Protein-coding regions in this window:
- a CDS encoding sensor histidine kinase; the encoded protein is MNPYQQKKRWKYILVTFAIIIASGSLLYTNHLVKNISKSERTRAQIWAMSMRQMTSSDDNDFLQYVTAVRDSTLVPAIVVDEKGNIKYVRGLDSTKTNINIPGNDKVKGAAKYDPEYFQKELVYMKKQHEPIELTMLNTRYMVYYKDSALLQELRIFPYVQLSVIAIFLLVAYTAFNSSRKSEQNQVWVGLAKETAHQLGTPISSLMAWLELIKEKFKAEKDPLMAEMENDIKRLEIIADRFSKIGSKPKLEEHSVYYVIKDFVDYFSVRVSSNINFEITGNPYLQAGLNVPLFDWVLENLLKNAVNAIEGKGKIKVEISQNKTKKNQILIDITDTGKGIPRSKFDTVFQPGYTTRKRGWGLGLSLTKRIVKNYHNGDVFVRDSEVGKGTTFRIILKKTNNDKQTTTR
- a CDS encoding DinB family protein, with protein sequence MINKPQPGEYAPYAAGYVNKVPNGPVLEILDYLKDSTYNFFARMTDEQADYAYAEGKWTLKEVLGHMIDTERVFAFRALCFSRGEQQHFPGFDQEQYVQNSTFDSRTIQDLALEFKVVRESSLFLYRSLTEEQSLLKGTASNYSTSVRALVYMTAGHELYHLDLIKENYIK
- a CDS encoding DUF6249 domain-containing protein encodes the protein MDSEQLGVLIPILVPIAMFAMVFGIVYLYKRERMAMIERGMDPRAYKPHPTPSAPYQTLKWGLLLIGAGLGLCLAYTLDRSVFHDDDNPAMYFGLIAIFGGLGLFISYLMEKKNNDKHIAASMREKKGEE
- a CDS encoding RNA polymerase sigma factor; its protein translation is MQSKLSDIELIEQTLVGDQSAYADLVKRHQRFVFTLAMRFAKTREDAEEIAQDCFIKAYRSLASFQRQSKFSTWLYSIVYTTAMTALRKKRVDTDSIDDENTFIQIENQTSGYDVNNVENKSRSYYLNQAIAQLLPDDATIITLFYNGEQSLEEIGQTMGMDPNTVKVKLFRARQRLKEKLERNLKGEVKELI